A genomic stretch from Kovacikia minuta CCNUW1 includes:
- the bchE gene encoding magnesium-protoporphyrin IX monomethyl ester anaerobic oxidative cyclase, whose product MHHLLPTVKFDAQLLQKYDRPVPRYTSYPPATELKPEFEEVDFRAAIAVSNYKKTPLSLYCHIPFCDTACYFCGCNTVITSRKQIAEPYLDYLIRHIQQMAQLIDRDRTVHQLHWGGGTPNYLSLSQIERLWTVIHQQFNFDPNAEISIEVNPKSLNPNYLFTLKDLGFNRISFGIQDFDLKVQEAVNRVQPESMLFDVMQWSRDAGFESVNVDLIYGLPFQTLETYRDTIRKTIQLNPDRIAVFNFAYVPWLKPVQKRILQDALPSPTEKLKILQMAIEELTQHGYQYIGMDHFAKPNDELSVAQREGQLHRNFQGYTTKPESDLIGFGVTSITMLNDVYVQNHKRLKDFYRAIDANELPIERGVTLSQDDIIRRTVIMELMCQFQLSPEDIEEKYHLGFDLDFETYFAHEKSQLRRLEADGLIRLSPNYIEVTPAGQLLIRNIASAFDTYLRQNTTSSFSKSGLERAGRQPMRILMIQPNYHSGGAEIAGNWPPSWVPYVGGALKTAGFNEVRFIDAMTNYIADADLAEIIREHQPDVVLATAITPMIYQSQRTLKLVKEVCPNAKTIMGGVHPTYMYREVLNEAPWIDYIIRGEGEEITVNLLRAIANGTDKRDRHQILGLAFLEDDKIVATPAHPPIKDLNTLTPDWTLLDWNTYIYTPLNTRVAVPNYSRGCPFRCRFCSQWKFWRKYRSRSPKNFVDEIERLVKEHQVGFFILADEEPTINKSRFVALCHELVDRNLGVHWGINTRVTDILRDEKELPLYRQAGLVHVSLGTEAAAQLNLNLFRKETTIADNKRAVQLLRDNGILAEVQFIMGLPSETPETIAETYRMARDWKADMTNWNMYTPWPFSELFQDLADKVEIRDYSHYNFVTPIIKPDNMTREEVLKGVLRNYARFYSWKFLEYWFEKDSFKRRYLLGCLWAFVKTTLNKRFYNLKRVKQKGLHTEIEFGFDESRILTAEQMAQLRRDASADIDSVGTISACGASNDLLEYTNQQSVQQHPHDVIQVAVIEADEQTRINLRVNLRSQPGIEVASEATNAETGLVLLESIDVDVAVVDGTLPDMDLVKFIRMARKVQANSYVTSSRILVLVTPEQRSLLSDAIAAGADAFCLKDAPMEQLIEAVRITDRQGSYQDPAIASLLDVVTAW is encoded by the coding sequence ATGCACCATTTACTTCCTACTGTTAAATTCGACGCTCAACTGCTACAAAAATACGATCGACCAGTACCGCGTTACACCAGCTATCCGCCTGCGACAGAGTTAAAACCAGAGTTTGAAGAAGTGGATTTTAGAGCGGCGATCGCCGTCAGCAATTACAAAAAAACTCCTTTGTCACTCTATTGTCATATTCCATTCTGTGACACCGCCTGTTATTTTTGTGGTTGCAACACGGTGATTACATCACGCAAACAAATTGCGGAACCCTATCTGGATTATTTGATTCGTCATATTCAGCAAATGGCTCAATTGATTGATCGCGATCGCACTGTTCATCAACTGCACTGGGGCGGGGGGACACCAAACTATCTTTCCTTGAGTCAAATTGAACGCCTGTGGACAGTGATTCATCAACAGTTCAACTTTGATCCAAATGCTGAAATTTCGATTGAAGTGAATCCTAAATCACTGAATCCAAATTATCTTTTTACATTGAAGGATCTGGGCTTCAACCGGATCAGTTTTGGCATTCAAGACTTTGATCTAAAAGTGCAGGAAGCAGTCAATCGCGTGCAACCGGAATCGATGCTGTTTGATGTGATGCAGTGGAGTCGGGATGCTGGCTTTGAAAGTGTGAATGTGGATCTGATTTATGGGCTGCCGTTTCAAACGCTGGAAACCTACCGCGACACCATTCGTAAAACGATTCAACTGAATCCCGATCGCATTGCAGTATTCAACTTTGCCTATGTGCCCTGGCTCAAACCCGTGCAGAAGCGAATCCTTCAAGATGCGCTGCCTTCACCGACCGAAAAGCTGAAGATTCTGCAAATGGCGATCGAGGAATTGACCCAGCACGGATATCAGTACATCGGCATGGATCACTTTGCCAAACCCAATGATGAACTATCTGTTGCCCAACGGGAAGGACAACTGCACCGTAATTTTCAAGGCTATACCACCAAGCCAGAATCTGATTTGATTGGGTTTGGGGTAACGTCCATTACTATGCTGAACGATGTTTATGTACAGAATCATAAGCGCTTGAAAGACTTTTATCGGGCGATCGATGCGAATGAATTGCCAATTGAACGAGGTGTTACTTTAAGTCAAGATGACATCATTCGCCGCACCGTAATTATGGAGTTGATGTGTCAATTTCAACTTTCCCCAGAAGACATTGAAGAGAAATATCATCTCGGTTTTGATTTAGATTTTGAGACGTATTTTGCTCATGAAAAATCCCAACTGCGTCGATTGGAAGCCGATGGTTTGATCAGGCTTTCCCCCAATTACATTGAAGTCACACCTGCCGGACAGTTACTGATCCGCAACATTGCTTCGGCATTTGACACCTATCTCAGGCAGAACACAACCTCTAGTTTCTCCAAGAGCGGTTTAGAGAGAGCAGGAAGGCAACCAATGCGTATTTTGATGATTCAACCCAACTATCATTCCGGCGGGGCAGAAATTGCCGGAAACTGGCCGCCCAGTTGGGTTCCCTATGTTGGGGGTGCTTTGAAGACGGCAGGTTTCAACGAGGTTCGCTTCATTGATGCCATGACCAATTACATTGCTGATGCAGACCTGGCAGAAATCATTCGTGAGCATCAACCAGATGTCGTGTTAGCAACAGCCATCACGCCCATGATTTATCAGTCTCAGCGCACGTTGAAACTGGTGAAGGAGGTCTGTCCAAATGCAAAAACCATTATGGGCGGGGTACATCCAACCTATATGTACCGGGAGGTATTGAATGAGGCCCCCTGGATTGATTACATCATCCGAGGCGAGGGAGAGGAGATTACGGTTAACCTGCTACGGGCGATCGCGAATGGGACGGATAAACGCGATCGCCACCAAATCCTGGGACTTGCCTTCCTGGAAGACGACAAAATTGTTGCGACCCCTGCCCACCCACCGATCAAAGACCTGAACACGCTCACTCCTGATTGGACGCTGCTGGATTGGAACACCTACATCTATACCCCTCTGAATACACGAGTTGCTGTGCCCAACTATTCGCGGGGTTGTCCCTTCCGCTGTCGGTTTTGTTCCCAGTGGAAGTTCTGGCGCAAGTATCGATCGCGATCGCCCAAAAACTTTGTGGATGAAATCGAACGATTAGTGAAAGAACACCAGGTTGGATTTTTCATCCTGGCGGATGAGGAGCCGACCATTAACAAATCACGGTTTGTAGCGCTGTGTCATGAATTGGTCGATCGCAACCTGGGTGTGCACTGGGGCATCAACACTCGTGTCACCGATATTCTGCGCGATGAAAAAGAACTGCCGCTGTATCGCCAAGCTGGACTGGTGCATGTTTCCTTGGGAACGGAAGCCGCCGCCCAACTGAATCTCAATCTGTTCCGCAAAGAAACCACGATCGCCGACAACAAACGAGCTGTTCAGCTCCTGCGTGATAATGGCATTCTGGCAGAAGTTCAGTTCATCATGGGGTTGCCCAGCGAAACACCTGAAACGATTGCAGAAACCTACCGCATGGCACGAGATTGGAAAGCGGACATGACCAACTGGAATATGTATACGCCCTGGCCCTTCTCAGAGCTATTCCAGGATCTAGCCGATAAAGTTGAAATTCGAGATTATTCCCATTACAACTTTGTTACTCCAATTATCAAGCCCGATAACATGACACGGGAAGAAGTGTTGAAAGGGGTTCTGCGGAACTATGCCCGCTTTTATTCCTGGAAATTTCTGGAATACTGGTTTGAAAAAGATTCCTTTAAGCGACGCTATTTGCTGGGATGTCTCTGGGCATTTGTCAAAACCACGCTCAACAAACGTTTCTATAACCTGAAGCGAGTCAAGCAGAAAGGACTACACACTGAAATTGAGTTTGGCTTTGATGAATCCAGAATTCTCACCGCTGAACAAATGGCACAACTCAGACGCGATGCCTCAGCAGATATTGATTCTGTCGGTACCATTTCCGCCTGTGGGGCATCAAATGATTTACTAGAATACACAAACCAGCAGTCAGTGCAGCAGCATCCTCATGATGTAATTCAGGTAGCTGTGATTGAGGCAGATGAGCAGACCCGGATTAATCTGCGGGTAAACCTGCGATCTCAACCTGGCATTGAAGTTGCCAGCGAAGCCACCAATGCTGAAACAGGGTTGGTGTTGCTGGAATCGATCGACGTGGACGTTGCTGTTGTCGATGGCACCCTGCCGGATATGGATCTGGTCAAATTCATTCGCATGGCCCGCAAAGTTCAGGCAAATTCCTACGTCACCTCCTCCAGAATTTTGGTGCTGGTCACGCCGGAACAACGATCGCTGCTTTCAGACGCGATCGCCGCTGGAGCCGATGCCTTCTGCCTCAAAGATGCCCCGATGGAGCAACTGATTGAAGCAGTACGCATCACCGATCGCCAAGGAAGCTACCAAGATCCGGCGATCGCCAGCCTCCTGGATGTCGTAACTGCGTGGTAG
- a CDS encoding biliverdin-producing heme oxygenase: MSQDLAQRLREGTKHSHTAAENTAFMKCFLKGIVEQEPFRKLLANLYLVYSALEAELERHCNHPAIAPIVFPELNRAANLERDLAFYYGDNWREQIVALPAGQVYVDRIHEVANSDPILLIAHTYTRYMGDLSGGQALKNIIRSALKLPPDQGTALHEFEQLPTVEAKRAFKEKYRDALNSLPLNEAEIQRIVDEANYAFHLNRDVVHDLEDEVKAAIGEHVFDLLTRQEIPGATEYPPHGSAKEPKLEYSI, from the coding sequence ATGAGCCAAGATTTAGCTCAACGCCTGCGGGAAGGCACCAAGCATTCCCATACTGCCGCTGAAAATACAGCATTCATGAAGTGCTTCCTGAAAGGCATTGTGGAGCAGGAACCGTTTCGCAAACTGCTGGCAAATCTATATTTGGTCTACAGTGCGTTAGAAGCAGAGCTTGAACGGCATTGCAATCATCCCGCGATCGCGCCCATTGTGTTTCCTGAGCTAAATCGGGCTGCCAATTTGGAGCGAGATCTGGCGTTTTATTATGGCGATAACTGGCGTGAGCAAATTGTTGCGTTGCCTGCGGGTCAGGTTTACGTCGATCGCATCCACGAAGTCGCCAACAGCGATCCCATCCTCTTGATCGCCCATACCTACACCCGTTACATGGGCGATCTTTCTGGTGGGCAGGCATTGAAAAACATTATCCGTTCTGCGTTGAAGTTGCCTCCTGACCAGGGAACCGCGCTACACGAATTTGAGCAACTGCCCACAGTTGAAGCCAAGCGAGCCTTCAAAGAGAAATATCGGGATGCCTTGAACTCTTTGCCACTGAACGAGGCAGAAATTCAGCGCATTGTGGATGAGGCAAACTACGCATTCCATCTCAACCGGGATGTGGTTCATGATCTGGAGGATGAGGTCAAAGCGGCGATCGGAGAGCATGTATTCGACCTGCTGACCCGCCAAGAAATTCCCGGTGCGACTGAGTATCCTCCTCATGGTTCTGCAAAAGAGCCTAAATTGGAATACAGCATTTAG
- the acsF gene encoding magnesium-protoporphyrin IX monomethyl ester (oxidative) cyclase, with protein sequence MVTSLPKPSLETVSRKAIKENILTPRFYTTDFETAATMDLSAQETELQAMLAEMRADYNRHHFVRDESFNQSWDHITGEVRQAFIDYLERSCVSEFSGFLLFKELSRKLKDRSPLLAEMFSLMARDEARHAGFLNKAMGDFGCTMDLGYLTKNRVYTFFPIEWVIYTVYLSEKIGYWRYIIIYRHLEKHPENQFYPLFRMFESWCQDENRHGDIFKALLRSQPKLWQTWQSRLWSRFFLLTVFATHTLTVHERTEFYTVLGLDATQFDEDVIRKTNETAARAFPSVLDTDHPEFFQRLHTCSDLNLKMSDIDRTSQPKWLKTLRKLPFQLAIVGHLLRLYLIKPIDAEALRGTVR encoded by the coding sequence ATGGTGACTTCTCTGCCCAAGCCAAGTCTGGAGACCGTCTCCAGAAAAGCCATCAAAGAGAACATTCTGACACCCCGGTTTTATACAACCGATTTTGAAACCGCTGCAACGATGGATCTGTCAGCACAAGAGACGGAGTTGCAGGCAATGCTGGCAGAAATGCGAGCAGATTACAACCGCCATCACTTTGTTCGGGATGAGTCGTTCAATCAATCCTGGGATCATATTACCGGAGAAGTCCGGCAGGCGTTTATCGATTATTTGGAACGATCGTGTGTCTCAGAATTTTCTGGCTTTTTGCTATTTAAGGAACTCTCGCGCAAGCTAAAAGATCGCAGTCCATTGCTGGCTGAAATGTTTAGCCTGATGGCACGCGATGAAGCTCGCCATGCTGGATTTCTCAATAAAGCGATGGGTGATTTTGGCTGCACAATGGATCTGGGATACCTGACGAAGAATCGAGTTTACACTTTCTTCCCGATCGAGTGGGTGATTTACACAGTCTATTTATCAGAAAAGATTGGCTACTGGCGTTACATCATCATTTACCGTCATCTGGAAAAACACCCTGAAAATCAGTTTTATCCACTGTTTCGTATGTTTGAAAGTTGGTGTCAGGATGAGAACCGTCATGGAGATATCTTCAAGGCGCTACTACGATCGCAACCGAAACTCTGGCAAACCTGGCAATCCCGGCTGTGGAGTCGCTTCTTCCTGCTGACGGTCTTCGCCACTCACACGCTCACCGTTCACGAACGGACTGAATTCTATACGGTGCTGGGGCTGGATGCGACCCAGTTTGATGAAGACGTGATTCGTAAGACCAATGAAACCGCAGCCCGTGCATTTCCATCCGTTCTCGACACAGACCATCCAGAGTTTTTCCAACGATTACATACCTGTTCTGATCTCAATTTGAAGATGTCTGACATCGATCGCACGTCTCAACCCAAATGGTTGAAAACACTCCGTAAATTACCATTCCAGCTTGCGATCGTCGGTCATCTACTGCGGCTTTATTTGATTAAACCCATTGATGCTGAGGCGTTGCGGGGAACTGTGCGGTAA
- a CDS encoding NAD(P)H-dependent flavin oxidoreductase, which produces MLRLAQSATLKEPLPTLRIGHHIAHYPIVQGAMAVRVSGANLVGAVANAGGVGVISSLGLGLNSPYFNVQIRRGNFFLANQLALIDELQKARALSPTGIIGVNILIATKDYPVTVRTAAENGANLIITAAGLPLDLPEYTANHPEVALVPMVCGLEAVQTICQTWHEKYDRLPDAFIVENSKAVGGHIGTTCEDFDSQIESLTPKIQSYLQHQLQVNIPLIAAGGIWDRSDVDRMLALGASGVQVGTRFITTEECDADRRYKEFHLHARPEDVVIIPSPVGKPARALRNTLAEKAIVASPNLERRCIANCLEHCLCRDSRKSYCILQALANAAHGDVENGLVFSGANVGRADRILSVAEVMAELTSVQEVAIA; this is translated from the coding sequence ATGCTGCGATTAGCGCAAAGCGCAACTCTGAAGGAACCGCTGCCAACGCTCAGAATTGGGCATCACATTGCCCATTATCCAATCGTTCAAGGAGCAATGGCTGTGCGAGTTTCTGGGGCTAACTTGGTAGGAGCCGTTGCCAACGCGGGAGGTGTGGGTGTGATCTCATCACTAGGACTAGGATTGAATTCCCCCTACTTCAACGTTCAAATCAGACGTGGCAATTTTTTCCTTGCCAATCAATTGGCGTTAATTGATGAACTGCAAAAAGCGCGTGCTCTCAGCCCTACTGGAATCATTGGAGTCAATATCTTAATTGCAACGAAAGATTATCCTGTCACGGTACGAACGGCGGCTGAAAATGGGGCAAATTTAATCATTACCGCCGCAGGATTGCCCTTAGATTTACCTGAGTACACAGCCAATCATCCAGAAGTCGCTTTAGTGCCAATGGTATGCGGTCTGGAAGCTGTTCAAACAATTTGCCAAACCTGGCACGAAAAATACGATCGCCTACCTGATGCATTCATTGTCGAAAATTCTAAAGCCGTGGGTGGACATATTGGCACGACTTGCGAGGATTTCGATAGCCAGATTGAGAGCTTAACCCCTAAGATTCAGAGCTATCTTCAGCATCAGCTACAGGTCAATATTCCATTGATTGCCGCAGGGGGAATCTGGGATCGTTCAGATGTCGATCGCATGTTGGCGCTAGGTGCAAGTGGCGTGCAAGTTGGTACTCGCTTCATCACAACTGAAGAATGTGATGCTGATCGCCGTTACAAAGAATTTCATCTTCACGCCCGTCCAGAGGATGTAGTAATTATCCCCAGTCCCGTTGGTAAGCCTGCCCGTGCTTTACGGAATACGCTTGCAGAGAAAGCGATTGTGGCATCTCCCAATTTAGAGCGGCGATGTATTGCGAACTGCCTGGAACACTGCCTGTGTCGAGATAGTCGCAAATCCTATTGCATTCTTCAAGCCCTTGCGAATGCAGCTCACGGAGATGTGGAGAACGGTTTAGTTTTCTCTGGAGCGAATGTTGGACGGGCAGACCGAATCCTGTCTGTTGCAGAGGTGATGGCAGAGTTAACAAGTGTTCAAGAAGTGGCGATCGCCTAA
- a CDS encoding ArsR/SmtB family transcription factor gives MPKSTKSLVPITVLEAIADYFKILSETSRLHILQCLRLGPMNVMELCEETGLGQANLSKHLKVMTQAGILSRQAKGTSAYYEITDPLVFEFCELACGQIGDRLQQQAETFLQAASLQANSSTSGKGPRSQKTRTQEQASSSRR, from the coding sequence ATGCCGAAATCTACGAAATCCTTAGTTCCTATCACTGTCCTTGAAGCCATTGCGGACTATTTCAAAATTCTGTCGGAGACGAGCCGGTTGCACATTCTGCAATGTCTCAGGTTGGGGCCGATGAATGTGATGGAACTGTGTGAAGAGACTGGCTTGGGGCAGGCAAACCTCTCTAAACATCTCAAAGTCATGACCCAGGCAGGAATTCTCTCGCGTCAAGCTAAGGGAACCAGCGCTTACTATGAAATCACCGATCCGCTGGTATTTGAGTTTTGTGAACTCGCCTGTGGTCAGATTGGCGATCGCCTGCAACAACAAGCTGAAACTTTTCTGCAAGCCGCTTCCCTTCAAGCTAATAGCAGCACTTCTGGAAAAGGTCCCCGATCGCAAAAAACCAGAACCCAAGAGCAAGCGTCCAGTTCACGGCGTTAA
- the psbA gene encoding photosystem II q(b) protein has translation MTTLLQRRSRTSFWDRFCNWVTSTENRLYVGWFGVLLIPTALVAAIVFILAFIAAPPVDIDGIREPVSGSLLYGNNIITATVVPTSNAIGLHFYPIWEAASLDEWLYNGGPYQMIIFHFLIAVYAYMGRQWELSYRLGMRPWIPVAFSAPASAATAVLLVYPIGQGSFSDGLMLGISGTFNFMIVFTAEHNVLMHPFHMLGVIGVFGGALFSAMHGSLVTSSLICETSEAESQNQGYKFGQEAETYNIVAAHGYFGRLIFQYASFNNSRALHFFLAAWPVIGIWFASLGISTMSFNLNGFNFNESILDSQGKAIPTWADVLNRANLGIEVIHERNAHNFLLDLASGEAQPLTPKGELLRTALAAPAIFS, from the coding sequence ATGACGACACTTTTACAACGGCGCAGTCGCACCAGTTTTTGGGATCGATTCTGTAACTGGGTGACTAGCACTGAGAATCGTTTGTATGTGGGTTGGTTTGGGGTTTTGCTCATTCCAACGGCATTGGTGGCAGCGATCGTCTTTATTCTGGCGTTTATCGCTGCACCTCCAGTTGATATTGACGGGATTCGCGAACCTGTCAGTGGCTCTTTGTTGTATGGCAACAATATTATTACGGCGACGGTTGTGCCTACGTCTAATGCGATCGGGCTGCACTTCTACCCTATCTGGGAAGCGGCTTCTTTGGATGAGTGGCTCTACAATGGTGGTCCCTATCAAATGATCATCTTTCACTTTCTGATTGCGGTTTATGCCTATATGGGGCGTCAGTGGGAACTCAGCTATCGCTTGGGGATGCGCCCTTGGATTCCAGTTGCCTTCTCTGCTCCGGCCTCTGCGGCAACCGCTGTGCTATTGGTTTATCCAATTGGACAGGGGAGCTTCTCGGATGGTTTAATGCTGGGAATTTCTGGCACATTCAACTTCATGATTGTATTTACGGCTGAGCATAACGTGCTGATGCATCCGTTTCACATGCTGGGTGTGATTGGAGTTTTTGGAGGTGCTCTATTTTCCGCCATGCACGGGTCATTGGTGACCTCCTCTCTAATTTGTGAAACGAGTGAAGCGGAGTCACAAAACCAGGGTTACAAGTTTGGTCAGGAAGCAGAAACCTACAACATTGTGGCAGCGCATGGCTATTTCGGTCGATTGATTTTCCAATATGCCTCATTCAACAATTCCCGTGCATTACATTTCTTTCTGGCAGCCTGGCCTGTGATCGGCATTTGGTTTGCGTCTTTGGGGATCAGTACGATGTCGTTTAACCTGAATGGGTTCAATTTCAATGAATCGATTCTAGATAGCCAGGGAAAAGCGATTCCCACCTGGGCAGATGTGCTCAACCGCGCCAATTTAGGAATTGAGGTGATCCATGAGCGCAATGCACATAACTTCCTGCTCGATCTGGCTTCTGGTGAAGCGCAACCGCTTACCCCAAAAGGGGAACTGCTTCGCACCGCTCTGGCAGCACCTGCAATTTTCAGCTAA
- a CDS encoding NUDIX domain-containing protein, translating to MRPSSERDWQVKNRFLELRSQWLTLIGEHLQTPQGQQLEYWRIEKADSVIILPIQSDRILLPSPSYRPGVGQLTLDFPGGRVPEGQTPTEAAIATLQRELGIVSAAITRLTPLNPHGWAVNSSFSNQKLYGFVAHVQDITLLSESVVSTYPKNSTGVHQLLQEMSCLQCRAVLLEWWLNQH from the coding sequence ATGCGACCTTCATCAGAACGTGATTGGCAAGTCAAAAATCGCTTCCTTGAATTGCGCTCTCAGTGGTTGACACTAATTGGGGAGCATCTGCAAACTCCTCAAGGACAACAACTCGAATATTGGCGGATTGAAAAGGCAGACTCTGTGATCATACTGCCGATTCAGAGCGATCGGATTTTGCTTCCCTCCCCAAGCTACCGTCCCGGAGTCGGACAATTGACTTTAGACTTTCCCGGTGGTCGGGTTCCAGAAGGACAAACCCCTACAGAGGCAGCGATCGCCACGCTTCAACGAGAGCTAGGAATTGTTTCAGCCGCGATCACCAGACTGACTCCTTTAAATCCGCACGGTTGGGCAGTCAACAGTTCCTTCTCCAACCAGAAACTTTATGGTTTTGTCGCTCATGTTCAGGACATAACATTATTGTCTGAGTCTGTGGTTAGCACTTATCCTAAAAACTCAACTGGAGTTCACCAGTTGTTGCAGGAAATGAGTTGCTTACAATGCCGCGCTGTTTTATTGGAGTGGTGGCTCAACCAGCATTAA